The proteins below come from a single Candidatus Paceibacterota bacterium genomic window:
- a CDS encoding prephenate dehydratase domain-containing protein, which produces MKIAIIGANGDMGKFLTRFLSLLGEVKPISRNVSTKEDWREAWTADVIWLSIPRDAIDGLLEGKKLDKRQLMVDICSIKRNLSEVIKKTGASHLSLHPLHGPNIPLNGQRWAVIDGSRRSERNQNAKRTLEFLKDQGIQLLGAKSEDYHDFMLGLTLSVPELLTVVIEELKNEYIKNCKEIKPTRSEMNKWSVPASNAMYGACHHVINSTAYWLRKEILCNAHKDLLKSSRKAFLRLSKLTDQDIKKKFKEQERDIKTLSPEERIKIRLWIENWFSDATKSIFMEKDYYKTKPEIAIQFQENISEIFPASTVKLRVGIHGIKGCFTHESILRFCEEAKVDETKLDLKFLVTAENVLRELDEGKIDRGIFAMANSGSGAYVTSMDPMGKYTYKVMAVYGMKIMQCLLSYPSEKIENINEVFGHPQAVSQCKRTLAEKYPYLKITYGKDDDDTALCAKRIAEGELPRTTATLASQVAAKLYNLNILSYNMHHDPFNTTTFLIVKKR; this is translated from the coding sequence ATGAAAATTGCTATTATCGGCGCGAACGGAGATATGGGAAAATTCCTGACCAGATTTCTGTCGCTACTGGGAGAGGTCAAGCCCATATCCAGGAATGTCTCGACTAAAGAAGACTGGCGCGAGGCATGGACTGCGGACGTGATCTGGCTTAGCATTCCGCGGGATGCGATCGATGGCCTGCTCGAGGGGAAGAAATTAGACAAGAGGCAGCTTATGGTCGATATCTGTTCGATCAAGAGAAATTTATCAGAGGTTATAAAGAAAACGGGAGCATCACATTTGTCTTTGCATCCTTTGCATGGTCCAAATATTCCCTTGAACGGTCAAAGATGGGCCGTCATAGACGGTTCAAGAAGGAGTGAACGGAATCAAAACGCCAAGAGAACTCTGGAGTTTCTGAAAGATCAGGGCATACAGCTTTTGGGCGCCAAATCCGAAGACTATCATGATTTTATGCTGGGATTAACTCTAAGTGTGCCGGAGCTGCTTACTGTCGTGATCGAGGAGCTGAAAAACGAATATATCAAAAATTGCAAAGAGATCAAGCCGACGAGGAGCGAGATGAATAAATGGTCTGTCCCGGCGTCCAATGCAATGTATGGGGCTTGTCATCATGTGATAAACAGCACGGCTTACTGGCTCAGGAAGGAGATTCTTTGTAATGCGCACAAGGACCTCTTGAAAAGCTCCAGGAAGGCTTTCTTAAGGCTTTCAAAATTAACCGATCAGGATATAAAGAAAAAATTCAAAGAACAGGAAAGAGATATAAAAACATTGTCGCCGGAAGAAAGGATCAAGATCAGATTGTGGATCGAGAATTGGTTCTCGGATGCGACGAAGTCCATATTTATGGAAAAGGACTATTATAAGACAAAACCGGAGATCGCCATACAGTTCCAGGAGAACATTTCGGAAATATTTCCGGCTTCGACCGTGAAGCTTAGGGTCGGGATCCATGGCATAAAGGGGTGCTTTACGCATGAATCTATTCTTCGTTTTTGCGAAGAGGCCAAGGTCGATGAGACAAAACTGGATCTCAAGTTTCTTGTAACTGCCGAGAATGTTCTGCGCGAGCTGGATGAAGGCAAGATCGACAGGGGAATATTTGCGATGGCAAATTCCGGATCGGGGGCCTATGTTACAAGCATGGATCCCATGGGAAAATACACGTATAAGGTCATGGCTGTCTATGGGATGAAGATCATGCAGTGTCTTCTCTCGTATCCAAGCGAAAAAATAGAAAATATAAATGAAGTTTTCGGCCATCCGCAGGCCGTCAGCCAGTGCAAAAGAACCCTTGCAGAAAAATACCCATATCTGAAAATAACCTACGGAAAAGACGACGACGATACCGCTTTATGCGCAAAGAGGATAGCGGAAGGCGAGCTTCCGAGAACGACAGCGACACTTGCGTCTCAGGTTGCGGCTAAGCTTTATAATTTGAACATATTGTCTTACAATATGCACCATGATCCTTTCAATACGACAACTTTCTTGATTGTAAAAAAGCGGTAA
- a CDS encoding M28 family peptidase — MKSIEIVRKLASLSPRQFAGEKLAKNYIIKMLKGNSVDYSLQNFEVAVPSYAKYHLKADGKSIKCIPTSLVGGTVGEGCDIISSLDASYEGGTCGNINYNPHSDGISLANFYDSPSFAVSRRDVKFIKNAAKIEGLIKIKKRKYTSCNILAGNRIDSKNIFFAHYDCFFEGAVDNASGVAVCMSLVKNNKNILKDNLIVFCGAEELSYDRPFYWGKCFRAFESRNRRIMKNAKKVIIVDCVGTDNAEVRNDEEAVSLYFAKKNNDKKKVLVVTSVERRPEKFMSVYHSKADRASCVREKYLQNAFEKCLSIIE, encoded by the coding sequence ATGAAATCAATAGAGATCGTACGAAAACTCGCGAGTCTTTCTCCGAGGCAGTTCGCCGGAGAGAAGCTAGCGAAAAATTATATAATCAAGATGCTCAAAGGGAATTCTGTGGATTACAGTCTGCAGAACTTTGAAGTTGCCGTTCCGTCGTATGCGAAATATCATCTGAAGGCGGACGGGAAGAGCATAAAATGCATACCGACATCATTGGTCGGAGGAACGGTAGGGGAAGGATGCGATATAATAAGCTCATTGGATGCTTCATATGAAGGCGGTACATGCGGTAATATAAATTATAATCCTCATTCAGACGGCATCTCACTGGCTAATTTCTATGATTCGCCGTCCTTTGCGGTTTCGAGGAGGGATGTGAAATTTATCAAAAATGCCGCAAAGATCGAGGGGCTGATAAAGATCAAAAAGCGAAAATATACATCATGCAATATTCTTGCGGGAAACAGGATCGATTCCAAAAATATATTTTTCGCCCACTACGACTGCTTTTTTGAAGGAGCGGTCGACAATGCCAGCGGCGTGGCAGTTTGTATGAGCTTGGTTAAAAATAATAAAAATATACTGAAAGATAATCTTATTGTTTTTTGCGGTGCGGAAGAGCTTTCGTACGATAGGCCTTTCTATTGGGGAAAGTGTTTCAGAGCTTTTGAGTCTAGGAACAGGAGGATAATGAAAAACGCAAAGAAGGTTATAATCGTAGATTGCGTCGGAACGGATAATGCCGAGGTTAGGAACGACGAGGAAGCGGTGTCTTTGTACTTTGCAAAGAAAAATAATGATAAAAAGAAGGTACTCGTGGTAACGTCGGTAGAAAGAAGACCTGAAAAATTTATGAGCGTGTATCATAGCAAGGCGGATCGTGCGAGCTGCGTTCGTGAGAAATATCTGCAGAACGCTTTCGAAAAATGTTTAAGCATAATCGAATAA
- a CDS encoding M20/M25/M40 family metallo-hydrolase: MIGELQKLIRFKTVVGNHKENGKALKWVRSELAGLDVDVREFESDGYRSIVITTQKTMKPKVFLAAHMDVAKASNDLFIPRISGDKLFGRGAYDMKFAIACYLRLLKELKKDLLKYDLGIMITSDEECGGKNGAGYLLGKGYGCDAVVLPDGSENWKIEKASKGVWCFVVKSYGKSAHPSMPWKGINAIEALLDYFSELQKPFKTEPCGDPLHIHSTIDINEFNTGRTGDNLPDYAEAMADIFFISGKEYEKIVRMEKSIRKKYSGIKLMTTIYNPSVRINIKNRFADEFYRIARNLYGIRKEAMFTHGTSDAHYFVEKNISVIETRPKGGDFHGDGEWIDLVDLERFYQVLKEFTVRMSAVDNEKI, translated from the coding sequence ATGATCGGGGAACTGCAAAAATTGATAAGATTTAAGACGGTTGTCGGAAATCACAAAGAGAACGGCAAGGCTTTGAAGTGGGTCAGATCCGAATTAGCCGGTCTGGATGTCGATGTGAGGGAATTCGAGTCGGATGGATATCGATCGATCGTCATTACGACGCAAAAGACTATGAAGCCTAAAGTTTTTCTGGCGGCTCACATGGATGTTGCCAAGGCATCAAATGATCTGTTTATTCCCAGGATATCCGGCGATAAATTGTTTGGACGAGGCGCATATGATATGAAATTCGCGATCGCTTGTTATTTGAGGTTATTGAAGGAGTTGAAGAAAGATCTTTTGAAATATGATCTGGGAATCATGATCACATCAGATGAAGAGTGTGGAGGGAAGAACGGGGCCGGATATCTTCTTGGTAAAGGATACGGATGCGACGCTGTTGTGCTTCCCGATGGAAGCGAGAATTGGAAAATTGAAAAAGCTTCGAAAGGCGTGTGGTGTTTTGTCGTAAAAAGCTATGGAAAGTCGGCTCATCCGTCTATGCCGTGGAAAGGTATAAATGCGATCGAAGCATTGCTGGATTATTTCAGCGAGCTGCAGAAACCGTTCAAAACGGAACCGTGCGGAGATCCGCTGCATATCCATTCAACGATCGATATAAATGAATTCAATACGGGCCGTACGGGGGATAATCTTCCGGATTATGCGGAAGCAATGGCCGATATCTTCTTCATAAGCGGGAAAGAATATGAAAAGATCGTCAGAATGGAAAAAAGCATCAGAAAGAAATATTCCGGAATAAAGCTCATGACGACTATTTATAATCCGAGCGTAAGGATAAATATAAAAAACAGATTTGCGGATGAATTTTACCGGATCGCGCGGAATCTGTATGGCATAAGGAAAGAGGCGATGTTTACCCATGGAACATCCGACGCTCATTATTTTGTGGAAAAGAATATATCGGTTATTGAAACGCGGCCAAAGGGCGGTGATTTTCATGGCGATGGAGAATGGATAGATCTTGTTGATCTGGAAAGGTTCTATCAGGTCCTGAAAGAATTTACGGTAAGAATGTCCGCGGTGGATAATGAGAAGATTTGA
- the pth gene encoding aminoacyl-tRNA hydrolase: MKLIVGLGNPGKEYERTRHNVGFIAIDKIAGSFNFEPFAFEKKFNALLSFGNISGEKVLLLKPQTFMNSSGASVRSAMDYYKISNNDLLVIQDELDIAIGEFKVTKDRSSAGHKGIQSIIDTLGTKDFTRYRIGIESDRGNMASEDFVLANLSAAESDILNGITDKIRDNIKERI; this comes from the coding sequence ATGAAACTGATAGTCGGCCTCGGCAATCCGGGAAAGGAATACGAGCGAACAAGGCACAACGTGGGATTTATTGCGATCGACAAAATAGCCGGATCTTTCAATTTTGAACCCTTTGCATTCGAAAAAAAATTTAATGCGCTTCTTTCTTTCGGGAACATAAGCGGCGAAAAGGTGTTGCTTCTGAAACCGCAAACATTTATGAACAGTTCAGGCGCGTCCGTGAGATCGGCAATGGATTATTATAAAATATCGAACAATGATCTGTTGGTGATCCAGGATGAGCTCGATATCGCGATCGGAGAATTTAAGGTAACAAAAGACAGGAGCTCGGCAGGTCACAAAGGGATACAATCGATAATCGATACTCTTGGAACAAAAGATTTCACCCGATACAGAATAGGCATAGAATCCGACCGCGGCAATATGGCATCAGAAGATTTTGTTCTCGCAAATTTATCGGCCGCCGAATCGGATATCTTAAACGGAATTACGGATAAGATCCGTGACAATATAAAAGAAAGGATCTGA
- a CDS encoding aminotransferase class I/II-fold pyridoxal phosphate-dependent enzyme, which produces MEFSDRAKQMKGSATLFWDMKVKEAMKLDASVINLTIGQPDFDTPEFLSQAIRAVSGKTGVNRYANTQGEPELRKILADILKQKKDVEYDESEIIWTSSKEAIFLAVSVLVGKGDEVILLSPCWPTYGEVVNYCDGKAVYVGTDRNFHPVAEEIEKAVNERTKVIIINSPNNPSGAVYGEQEIAKIAKIAKDHDLIVISDEVYSSILFDGGKHISIARLEGMKERTIIIEGFSKGLSVPGFRAGYAAGAKEIIGKIRDLKSNISGNSDSLMQYAIIDSLSNGLEAYFEFEKKLKESFEKRRNFFISHLSIPGSIAAQGAFYLFAPIPSKVSGSMEFCGTMLEKKIGITPGIFFQKEGYARISFAVKEEKLKIAADILQNEYR; this is translated from the coding sequence ATGGAATTTTCCGATAGGGCGAAACAGATGAAGGGTTCGGCAACTTTGTTTTGGGATATGAAGGTGAAAGAGGCGATGAAGCTGGATGCAAGCGTCATAAATCTTACTATCGGCCAGCCCGATTTCGATACTCCGGAATTTCTTTCGCAGGCGATAAGGGCGGTTTCAGGCAAGACAGGCGTGAACCGATATGCGAATACGCAGGGAGAGCCGGAGCTGAGAAAGATATTAGCCGATATATTGAAACAAAAGAAGGACGTGGAATACGATGAAAGCGAGATTATCTGGACGAGCTCCAAGGAGGCCATATTTCTGGCTGTCTCGGTTCTTGTCGGAAAAGGCGATGAGGTGATCTTGCTGAGTCCATGCTGGCCGACCTATGGCGAAGTTGTGAATTATTGCGACGGCAAGGCTGTGTACGTCGGGACTGACCGGAATTTTCATCCTGTTGCGGAAGAAATAGAAAAAGCCGTGAACGAAAGAACGAAAGTGATAATCATCAACAGTCCGAATAATCCGTCGGGCGCGGTATATGGGGAACAAGAGATCGCCAAGATCGCCAAGATCGCGAAGGATCACGATCTTATTGTGATCTCTGATGAAGTTTACAGCAGCATTTTGTTTGATGGCGGGAAGCATATTTCGATCGCAAGACTTGAGGGAATGAAGGAGAGAACGATAATCATCGAGGGATTCAGCAAAGGCCTTTCGGTTCCGGGTTTCAGGGCGGGCTATGCGGCGGGAGCAAAGGAAATTATCGGGAAAATAAGGGACCTTAAGAGCAATATCTCCGGCAACAGCGATTCGCTTATGCAGTATGCCATAATTGATTCGCTTTCAAACGGCCTGGAAGCTTATTTTGAATTTGAAAAAAAGCTCAAGGAGTCTTTTGAGAAGAGAAGGAATTTTTTCATTTCACATCTCAGCATACCGGGATCGATCGCGGCGCAGGGAGCATTCTATCTGTTCGCTCCGATCCCATCGAAAGTGTCGGGTTCAATGGAGTTTTGCGGTACAATGCTGGAGAAGAAGATCGGCATCACGCCGGGCATATTCTTTCAGAAAGAAGGATATGCCAGAATCTCGTTCGCCGTTAAAGAGGAAAAACTTAAAATTGCGGCTGATATATTGCAAAATGAGTACAGATAG
- a CDS encoding creatininase family protein, whose protein sequence is METAVSKSVWLNELTWQDVAEYLKRDDILIIPVGSTEQHGPAAPLGLDTYAAIALADDAAKRANVLSAPPLWFGDSSHHSKFPGTISIRSETLTELMKDILRNVIKNGFKKVLIINGHKSANLPGLISAAKYVHEYDHPKSFIAVIDPMKIAKGIAAKTKEEPEHHAGELETSHLMYKYPNLIDKEKLSKNNIDAEKIFSKFFSFDLFGGGKDVIDIVWNSSEQREFTPSGAFSASNRASAEKGKAYHDYMVDNIVEFIGWLRKYNGPIGR, encoded by the coding sequence ATGGAAACTGCAGTAAGCAAATCTGTCTGGTTAAATGAACTTACCTGGCAGGACGTCGCGGAATATTTAAAACGGGACGATATTCTTATTATTCCGGTAGGTTCGACCGAACAGCATGGTCCAGCCGCTCCGCTGGGTCTTGATACATACGCCGCGATCGCATTGGCCGATGATGCGGCCAAGAGAGCGAATGTCCTCTCTGCGCCGCCTTTGTGGTTCGGAGATTCATCTCATCATTCTAAATTTCCCGGCACAATATCCATAAGGAGCGAAACATTGACTGAACTTATGAAAGATATTCTCAGGAACGTCATAAAAAATGGATTTAAGAAAGTGTTGATCATCAATGGCCACAAGAGCGCCAATCTGCCGGGCTTGATCAGCGCTGCGAAATATGTCCATGAGTATGATCATCCGAAAAGTTTTATTGCGGTGATCGATCCGATGAAGATCGCAAAAGGGATCGCAGCAAAAACTAAGGAAGAACCGGAGCATCATGCAGGGGAGCTGGAAACATCGCATCTTATGTATAAGTATCCGAATCTTATAGATAAGGAAAAGCTTTCCAAGAATAATATCGATGCGGAAAAGATTTTTTCCAAGTTTTTCAGTTTCGATCTGTTTGGCGGAGGAAAGGATGTCATAGATATCGTATGGAATTCCAGCGAGCAGCGCGAGTTCACGCCTTCGGGCGCATTTTCCGCTTCAAATAGGGCCTCTGCCGAAAAAGGAAAAGCGTATCATGATTACATGGTCGATAATATCGTTGAATTTATTGGATGGCTTAGAAAGTATAATGGGCCTATCGGCAGATAG
- the topA gene encoding type I DNA topoisomerase: MPSKKLIIVESPTKAKTISRFLSKDYIVKSSFGHLRDLPKSKLGVDVENNFEPEYIISPKSKKHAAELKEAATKCDEVIIASDEDREGEAIAWHIAQMLNLGDFGKKKGAKDYKRIVFHEITKKAIEDALENPRKIDMDLVDSQQARRILDRLVGYKLSPLLWRKIRYGLSAGRVQSVAVRLIVEREDEINKFKREEYWTIETDLSRKNDPSALFRAKLMKENGKSIPKLGIKTKEESERIKNDLKNSEYKVSSITKKESKKNPLPPFTTSTLQQAANNRLGYSSKQTMMIAQQLYEGIELGSGGATGLITYMRTDSLNLSNDSLLNAEKYIKENFGNEYYEKRLYKTKSKGAQEAHEAIRPANPSLSPESIKEHLDPKQFKVYNLIWQRMIASQMSSAIYDQTGIDISASEKYALRANGSVLKFEGFLKVYPVKSEDTILPVIDNGEILDLKDILNEQHFTEPPARFNEASLVKTLEQLGIGRPSTYAPTISTIQERGYVEKIEKRFHPKEIGVLVNGLLVDNFPEIVDVQFTAKMEAELDEIAENKKEWVPVISAFYKPFSKNLKEKEKTIDKKELTEEKTDEKCEKCGSPMVIKLGRFGKFLACTNYPECKTTKPFGDEKALQDEFSGEICDKCGKPMKVKRGRYGTFLGCSGYPDCKNIKPIVKSTGVKCPQCKKNDIVEKKSKQGRIFYACNGYPDCKFALWSKPTGELCPKCNSLMLYAKNDTVACSNKECK, translated from the coding sequence ATGCCAAGCAAAAAACTTATTATCGTTGAGTCGCCCACCAAGGCCAAAACCATCTCAAGATTCCTTAGCAAGGATTATATAGTAAAGTCATCTTTCGGGCACTTGCGCGACCTTCCCAAGAGCAAGCTCGGTGTTGACGTTGAAAATAACTTCGAACCCGAATACATTATCAGCCCGAAAAGCAAGAAACATGCCGCAGAACTGAAAGAAGCCGCGACAAAATGCGATGAGGTTATAATCGCATCGGACGAAGACCGCGAAGGAGAAGCCATAGCTTGGCATATCGCACAGATGCTGAATTTGGGTGATTTCGGAAAGAAAAAAGGTGCCAAGGATTATAAACGCATAGTCTTTCACGAAATAACCAAAAAGGCGATAGAGGATGCGCTGGAAAATCCGAGAAAAATTGACATGGACCTTGTCGATTCACAGCAAGCGAGAAGGATACTCGACCGGCTCGTGGGCTACAAGCTGTCTCCTCTTTTGTGGCGAAAGATCAGATATGGACTTTCTGCCGGAAGAGTGCAATCGGTCGCAGTGAGGCTCATTGTCGAACGCGAAGACGAGATCAATAAATTCAAACGCGAAGAATATTGGACGATCGAAACAGATCTTTCCAGAAAGAACGATCCAAGCGCACTCTTCAGGGCAAAATTGATGAAGGAAAACGGAAAAAGCATTCCAAAACTCGGCATAAAGACAAAAGAAGAATCCGAAAGGATCAAAAATGATCTGAAAAATTCCGAATATAAAGTTTCTTCAATTACAAAAAAGGAATCAAAAAAGAATCCCCTTCCGCCTTTCACGACCAGTACTCTTCAACAGGCCGCAAACAACAGACTGGGATATAGCTCGAAACAGACCATGATGATCGCCCAGCAGCTCTATGAAGGAATTGAACTTGGTTCAGGCGGTGCTACCGGACTCATCACCTACATGAGAACCGATTCATTGAATTTGAGCAACGATTCGCTTCTGAACGCGGAAAAATACATAAAAGAAAATTTCGGCAATGAATATTACGAGAAGCGGCTTTATAAGACCAAATCGAAAGGCGCACAGGAAGCGCATGAAGCCATCAGGCCGGCAAACCCGTCGCTTTCGCCTGAGTCCATAAAGGAACACCTTGATCCCAAGCAATTCAAAGTTTACAACCTCATCTGGCAAAGAATGATCGCCTCCCAAATGTCCAGTGCCATATATGACCAGACAGGCATCGACATCAGCGCCAGTGAAAAATATGCACTAAGGGCAAACGGATCAGTGTTGAAATTCGAAGGATTCCTGAAAGTTTATCCGGTCAAATCCGAAGATACGATCCTCCCGGTCATCGATAATGGCGAAATATTGGATCTGAAAGATATTTTAAATGAACAACATTTCACTGAACCGCCCGCTCGATTCAACGAGGCAAGTCTTGTAAAGACCCTTGAACAGCTGGGCATTGGAAGACCTTCGACATATGCGCCGACGATCAGTACGATCCAGGAAAGAGGCTATGTCGAAAAGATCGAAAAACGATTCCATCCGAAAGAGATCGGCGTTCTTGTGAATGGACTTCTCGTGGATAATTTTCCGGAGATCGTCGATGTTCAATTCACGGCAAAAATGGAAGCGGAACTTGATGAGATAGCCGAGAATAAAAAAGAATGGGTACCGGTGATCAGCGCATTCTATAAGCCATTCTCGAAAAATCTCAAAGAGAAGGAAAAAACGATCGACAAGAAGGAGCTCACCGAAGAAAAAACCGACGAGAAATGCGAAAAATGCGGATCCCCCATGGTCATTAAACTTGGAAGATTTGGAAAGTTCCTTGCATGTACGAACTATCCCGAATGCAAAACCACAAAACCGTTCGGCGACGAGAAAGCGCTGCAGGATGAATTTTCAGGTGAAATTTGCGATAAATGCGGAAAACCCATGAAAGTAAAGCGCGGAAGATATGGCACTTTTCTGGGATGCAGCGGCTATCCCGACTGCAAGAACATAAAACCGATCGTAAAATCTACCGGCGTCAAATGCCCTCAATGCAAAAAAAATGACATAGTTGAAAAAAAATCGAAGCAAGGAAGGATCTTCTATGCCTGCAACGGATACCCGGATTGCAAATTCGCGCTTTGGTCCAAACCCACGGGAGAGCTGTGCCCCAAATGCAATAGTCTAATGCTTTATGCAAAAAATGACACTGTTGCGTGTTCGAATAAAGAATGCAAATAG
- a CDS encoding prephenate dehydratase domain-containing protein, which yields MEKIKIGISGDEGSFSEQAAVEYCRKNQITEYELVYLISVEKVLNSLENKKIDLGIFPIENSNGGVVIESIYAMSRYIFKIKDIFEIPVIHCLLTKKGVSKDDIKSIASHDQALKQCKMYLKKQWSKADLKETEDTAKAARDLSEGKLGNETAILAPESCATLFGLMIMEKGVQDLKFNFTSFLAVEK from the coding sequence ATGGAAAAAATAAAGATCGGCATTTCGGGAGATGAAGGCAGTTTTTCGGAGCAAGCCGCAGTGGAATATTGCCGCAAGAATCAAATAACCGAGTACGAACTGGTGTATCTGATTTCGGTCGAGAAAGTCCTTAATTCGCTCGAGAACAAGAAGATCGACCTTGGCATTTTTCCAATCGAGAATTCGAATGGTGGAGTAGTTATCGAAAGCATATATGCAATGAGCAGATATATTTTCAAGATCAAGGACATATTCGAGATCCCGGTGATACATTGCCTGCTGACAAAAAAAGGCGTTTCCAAGGATGACATCAAAAGCATCGCGTCTCACGATCAGGCGCTGAAACAATGCAAAATGTATCTGAAAAAACAATGGTCAAAAGCAGATCTCAAAGAAACGGAAGATACGGCCAAGGCGGCAAGGGATCTTTCGGAAGGAAAGCTTGGCAATGAAACTGCAATACTTGCTCCCGAAAGCTGCGCCACCCTTTTTGGGCTCATGATCATGGAAAAGGGCGTTCAGGACCTGAAATTCAATTTCACGAGTTTTCTCGCTGTCGAAAAATAA
- the dprA gene encoding DNA-processing protein DprA, protein MSISERQYYNAFNLMPFMGPAKLKMLLAHFKSLENAWRSGIDDLLASGIENKTVLRMIDFKKNISPEKEYEKLAEENIELVTFKDERFPNLLLEISSSPAMIYLKGSLSNSDICLAVVGSRKLSPYGTQAASFLSKELSASGLTLVSGLAFGADTVAHLECVKQKKRTIAVLGGGLDEKSIYPLSNRKLARDISGSGALISEYPIGTPPLKQHFPARNRIISGLSKGVLVIEASESSGSLITAKFSLEQNRDVFAVPGSIFSGNSIGTNNLIKLGAKLASRPRDILEELDIETSLDASKLKDIIPDNDDEKLILENLARDNATHIDQLSKNIKMNMNSLSSLLTLMEIKGKVKNIGGMRYIIAN, encoded by the coding sequence ATGTCAATATCTGAGCGTCAATATTACAACGCATTTAATCTCATGCCGTTCATGGGTCCGGCCAAACTAAAAATGCTTCTGGCGCATTTTAAATCTCTTGAAAATGCTTGGAGATCCGGCATTGATGATCTTCTGGCGTCGGGCATCGAAAATAAAACGGTTCTGAGGATGATCGATTTCAAAAAGAATATCTCTCCGGAAAAAGAATACGAAAAACTTGCCGAAGAGAACATAGAACTGGTGACGTTTAAGGATGAACGCTTTCCAAATCTTCTTTTGGAAATATCAAGCAGTCCGGCCATGATATATCTAAAAGGTTCTCTGAGCAATAGCGACATCTGCCTTGCCGTTGTCGGATCAAGAAAGCTTTCGCCATATGGAACTCAGGCCGCATCATTTCTCTCAAAGGAACTTTCAGCATCCGGATTGACTCTGGTGAGCGGACTTGCTTTCGGCGCAGATACTGTTGCTCACCTTGAATGCGTGAAGCAAAAAAAACGTACGATCGCAGTTCTCGGAGGAGGCTTGGACGAAAAAAGCATATACCCCCTGAGCAATCGCAAGCTGGCGCGCGATATTTCCGGCTCTGGAGCCCTCATCAGTGAATACCCAATAGGTACCCCGCCGCTTAAACAGCATTTTCCCGCAAGGAACAGGATCATAAGCGGACTCTCGAAAGGAGTGCTTGTTATCGAAGCATCTGAATCTTCCGGATCTCTTATAACGGCCAAATTTTCACTTGAACAGAATAGAGATGTTTTTGCGGTTCCGGGCAGTATTTTTTCCGGCAATTCGATCGGTACGAACAATTTGATCAAGCTCGGAGCGAAACTGGCTTCTCGTCCCCGCGATATACTTGAGGAGCTCGACATTGAAACTTCGCTTGACGCATCGAAATTGAAAGATATAATTCCCGATAATGATGACGAGAAACTGATACTGGAAAATCTGGCTCGTGATAATGCCACTCACATTGACCAGCTCTCAAAAAACATTAAAATGAATATGAACTCGCTTTCAAGTTTATTGACACTGATGGAAATTAAAGGTAAAGTCAAAAATATTGGCGGGATGAGATATATTATTGCAAATTAA